The proteins below are encoded in one region of Aquisphaera giovannonii:
- a CDS encoding SU10 major capsid protein, producing the protein MPLYEGGPLTPFSAFNAGVIPNDVFGVAINWFVNRTPLVSRLPKLPTGAPQFLITNDNYRPRSNPMNNGGTLASAASTVTVADGSIFDTGDVVQIENEYILVTAISGNVLTVTRGYAGTAAASHNDALPVYLVSNSRTGAELNIQSVSRIPQAVTQYCQTVQHAYQVGGSLQSDVNYATGFATPLDRDRMLAIQHVMDDFESACYYGKGVGLSASTSRPLMKGIFSLLQTNNVASPTNAAAYKPSDLIRDTLQACFNGGGNPSVLLVSTDFLSGMAVWGHAAMRLNAGSNVFGTPIDLFEAPFLSGISIIPAPLLRPGTAICLSDSEVRIRLKRAMIDKPRGSRGDAFEGDIIMEGAVEVDNEAHHACVSGVTAFAAS; encoded by the coding sequence ATGCCTCTCTATGAAGGTGGACCGCTGACTCCCTTCTCCGCGTTCAACGCCGGCGTGATCCCCAACGACGTCTTCGGCGTCGCGATCAACTGGTTCGTGAACCGCACGCCCCTGGTCTCGCGTCTGCCGAAGCTGCCCACCGGCGCGCCCCAGTTCCTGATCACCAACGACAACTACCGGCCGCGGTCGAACCCCATGAACAACGGCGGGACGCTGGCGAGCGCCGCCTCGACGGTCACGGTCGCGGACGGCTCGATCTTCGACACCGGCGACGTGGTCCAGATCGAGAACGAGTACATCCTGGTGACGGCCATCAGCGGCAACGTCCTGACCGTCACCCGCGGCTACGCCGGCACCGCCGCCGCCAGCCACAACGACGCCCTGCCGGTGTACCTCGTCAGCAACAGCCGCACGGGCGCCGAGCTGAACATCCAGAGCGTCAGCCGCATCCCCCAGGCGGTCACGCAGTACTGCCAGACCGTGCAGCACGCCTACCAGGTGGGCGGCTCGCTGCAGTCGGACGTCAACTATGCCACCGGCTTCGCGACCCCGCTGGACAGGGACCGGATGCTCGCGATCCAGCACGTCATGGACGACTTCGAGAGCGCCTGCTACTACGGCAAGGGCGTCGGCCTCTCCGCGTCCACCAGCCGGCCGCTGATGAAGGGCATCTTCAGCCTGCTGCAGACCAACAACGTCGCGTCGCCGACCAACGCCGCGGCCTACAAGCCGAGCGACCTGATCCGCGACACCCTCCAGGCCTGCTTCAACGGCGGCGGCAATCCGTCGGTGCTCCTGGTGAGCACGGATTTCCTCTCCGGCATGGCGGTCTGGGGCCATGCGGCGATGCGGCTGAACGCCGGCTCGAACGTGTTCGGGACGCCGATCGACCTCTTCGAGGCGCCGTTCCTCTCCGGCATCTCGATCATCCCGGCCCCGCTGCTCCGCCCCGGGACGGCCATCTGCCTGAGCGACTCCGAGGTGCGAATCCGCCTGAAGCGGGCGATGATCGACAAGCCCCGGGGCAGCCGCGGCGACGCGTTCGAGGGCGACATCATCATGGAGGGGGCCGTCGAGGTGGACAACGAGGCGCACCACGCCTGCGTCAGCGGCGTGACGGCCTTCGCGGCCTCCTGA
- a CDS encoding LamG domain-containing protein, with protein sequence MRWRDKPPAGTPIDTRYHLSTGLLRAWTMNEGQGSALWDAAGGTTAGISGTGYSWASTPHGHGLALAGGNAVVTDSGAWLAGLKSASLVFVANATGTGGGSYGRLMDASGAAITLLVNTSFTSVQGVVNGITGTFPTPDIRAWHVYIFTWQSGVSWTLYVDGTPISAASPPTATLSAPTYVYLGNNSTGTRGFAGQIAYSAAYGRCLADAEVRSLTAALWSVYRPALGWPAPEFAAYYAGAARVRRTLYTRAGSRGVA encoded by the coding sequence ATGCGCTGGAGAGATAAGCCCCCCGCCGGAACGCCGATCGACACGCGATATCACCTGTCGACCGGGCTCCTGCGGGCGTGGACCATGAACGAGGGCCAGGGCTCGGCGCTCTGGGACGCGGCGGGCGGCACGACGGCAGGGATCTCGGGGACCGGCTACTCGTGGGCGAGCACGCCCCACGGTCACGGCCTCGCCCTGGCCGGGGGCAACGCCGTGGTCACGGACTCGGGGGCGTGGCTCGCCGGCCTCAAGTCGGCGAGCCTCGTCTTCGTGGCGAACGCGACGGGGACCGGCGGCGGCAGCTACGGCCGGCTCATGGACGCGTCGGGCGCGGCGATCACGCTTCTCGTTAACACGAGCTTCACGAGCGTCCAGGGCGTCGTGAATGGCATCACGGGGACGTTCCCCACGCCCGACATCCGGGCCTGGCACGTCTACATCTTCACGTGGCAATCGGGCGTGTCCTGGACACTCTATGTGGACGGCACGCCGATCTCTGCGGCGTCCCCGCCCACGGCCACGCTCTCGGCCCCGACCTACGTCTACCTCGGGAATAACTCGACCGGCACACGCGGGTTCGCGGGGCAGATCGCCTATTCGGCGGCGTACGGCCGCTGTCTGGCGGACGCGGAGGTAAGGTCGCTGACGGCGGCCTTGTGGTCCGTGTATCGCCCGGCCCTCGGGTGGCCCGCCCCGGAGTTCGCGGCCTACTATGCCGGCGCGGCACGAGTCCGCCGAACCCTCTACACGCGAGCAGGATCGCGAGGAGTCGCCTGA